The Methanospirillum lacunae genome includes a window with the following:
- a CDS encoding MFS transporter — protein MVSIGCIIITISASFLFSTFDDNTIILVIVVYLIIMRFSTTAFSSPNGRLIMSSCPQGAEGNASGILMTARYAGIALFQTIFAVRMYIDGVPRDGTPLVGRITHAMSLMGYQTVYLVAMVFAVLTLILVLHTRDEKI, from the coding sequence ATGGTCTCTATCGGATGCATCATTATCACTATCAGTGCATCCTTCCTTTTCAGTACATTTGATGATAACACCATTATCCTGGTAATTGTCGTTTATCTGATCATCATGCGGTTTTCAACCACTGCATTTTCTAGTCCTAATGGAAGACTGATTATGTCATCCTGTCCGCAAGGTGCAGAAGGAAATGCCTCTGGAATTTTGATGACTGCCAGATATGCCGGAATAGCCCTTTTTCAGACGATTTTTGCTGTCCGGATGTACATAGACGGGGTTCCACGTGATGGAACCCCCCTTGTCGGAAGGATTACTCATGCTATGTCATTGATGGGGTATCAGACCGTGTATCTTGTGGCAATGGTATTTGCAGTCCTTACTCTGATTCTGGTTCTGCACACCCGGGATGAAAAAATTTAA
- a CDS encoding ATP-binding protein, translated as MGEKAQEHGRAEEALRENEQMYRALFERSCDALITLKPPSWTFFVCNQAALDLFHVKNWEECSSLGLADISPPLQPDGKESAEKLREMIDITLQNGSHLFQWTIKRLNGHNFPSTILLSRINLGDITYLQATIRDITKEKQVEDEIRLLNQSMMMATNASLFGIWDMDLATDHLTWDESMFRLYHLSHGEFGSTPDSWISKIHPDDKARIREELDSAILGKKSFDAEFRIVWPDDSIRFIKACANALIDSNGDSVRLVGIQFDITDKKLYEWEVTQYAEQLGIKNLELEELSDELARLNQELDQKVRERTIELEEANRDLKQMDVLKSQFISIASHELRTPLIAMKGYLNLLLEGTRWNAPEDHHRIIEIISRNADRLSRIVSEILDISRIEENKLVLLQDWFYINSTIKEVAEELTLSLEKRGQTLNLELNDNLPQYFGDRDRITQVFINLLDNAIKFTPDKGTITIRTYLDQNSLVCEVEDTGIGIDPKDISQIFTRFFQVRDITTHRSGKDEFLAGGTGLGLSIVKGIIEAHQGTISATSTPGKGTVFQLKLPLQEQPSQPDRIGTKISECSPIQDAKPKDVPSYEQGRSQIVILLVDEEPEIKEVLHDLLSPSCLILTANTGATALKMAYASQPDLILLNVDIPGIMGRNIYNILKKNLKTYDIPIILMIPETNANFLQETEIFEDDQYVKTPLDYSNLQSLITKTVDK; from the coding sequence ATGGGAGAAAAGGCACAGGAACACGGGAGAGCAGAAGAGGCTTTGAGAGAGAATGAGCAGATGTACAGGGCTCTCTTTGAAAGATCCTGCGATGCACTCATCACCTTAAAACCCCCTTCCTGGACATTTTTTGTATGTAATCAGGCAGCCCTGGACTTGTTCCATGTTAAAAACTGGGAGGAATGTAGTTCTCTTGGGTTAGCCGATATCTCGCCACCGCTTCAACCGGATGGAAAAGAATCAGCAGAAAAACTCCGGGAGATGATAGACATTACCCTGCAGAATGGATCTCATCTCTTCCAGTGGACTATAAAACGGCTAAATGGCCATAATTTCCCTTCAACAATACTCCTCTCCAGAATAAATCTGGGTGATATCACCTATCTACAGGCTACCATTCGCGACATTACAAAAGAGAAACAGGTTGAAGACGAGATTCGACTGCTCAACCAGAGCATGATGATGGCGACAAATGCATCCCTGTTTGGGATATGGGATATGGATCTGGCTACTGATCATCTCACGTGGGATGAGTCCATGTTTCGGTTATATCATCTGTCGCATGGAGAATTCGGTTCAACACCGGATTCCTGGATCTCAAAGATTCATCCTGATGATAAAGCCCGGATTCGCGAGGAACTGGATAGTGCCATACTGGGTAAAAAATCGTTTGATGCTGAGTTCAGAATTGTATGGCCTGATGATAGCATCAGGTTTATCAAAGCATGTGCAAATGCCCTGATTGATAGCAATGGGGATTCTGTCCGGCTGGTCGGCATTCAATTTGATATCACAGATAAAAAATTGTACGAATGGGAGGTAACTCAGTATGCCGAACAACTGGGAATAAAAAATCTCGAACTGGAAGAACTATCTGATGAATTGGCCCGCCTCAATCAGGAACTGGATCAGAAAGTCAGGGAACGAACCATTGAGCTTGAAGAGGCAAACCGTGATCTCAAACAGATGGATGTTCTAAAGTCACAGTTTATCTCAATCGCATCACATGAACTGAGAACACCGCTTATCGCCATGAAAGGATATTTAAATCTCCTTCTTGAAGGCACACGGTGGAATGCACCGGAAGATCATCACCGGATAATAGAGATAATATCCCGCAATGCTGATCGACTCAGTCGGATTGTTAGTGAAATACTAGACATATCCAGAATTGAAGAGAATAAACTGGTCTTGCTTCAGGACTGGTTTTACATCAATTCAACGATAAAAGAAGTTGCTGAAGAACTCACGCTCTCACTCGAAAAGCGGGGACAAACTCTTAATCTTGAGCTGAATGATAATCTTCCACAGTATTTTGGTGATCGGGATCGCATAACCCAGGTATTTATTAATCTCCTGGATAACGCTATCAAATTTACACCAGACAAAGGAACTATCACCATCCGTACGTATTTAGATCAGAATTCTCTGGTATGTGAAGTTGAAGACACGGGTATAGGAATAGATCCAAAGGATATCTCACAAATCTTCACACGGTTTTTCCAGGTCAGGGATATAACAACACACCGGAGTGGAAAGGATGAGTTTCTTGCCGGAGGGACCGGACTTGGTCTCTCTATTGTAAAAGGAATTATTGAAGCACATCAGGGAACTATCTCTGCTACAAGCACTCCCGGGAAAGGAACAGTATTTCAACTGAAACTTCCTCTTCAGGAACAACCATCTCAGCCTGATAGAATAGGTACTAAAATAAGTGAATGCTCTCCGATTCAGGATGCAAAACCAAAAGATGTACCTTCTTACGAGCAGGGTCGAAGTCAGATTGTCATCTTACTTGTGGATGAGGAACCCGAAATTAAAGAAGTATTACACGATCTTCTTTCCCCATCATGTTTAATTCTCACTGCAAATACGGGAGCTACTGCATTGAAAATGGCATATGCCAGCCAACCGGACCTGATCCTTCTAAATGTTGATATCCCCGGGATAATGGGACGCAATATCTATAACATCCTGAAAAAGAATCTAAAAACATATGATATTCCAATTATTCTTATGATCCCTGAAACAAATGCGAATTTCTTACAAGAAACTGAAATTTTTGAAGATGATCAGTACGTAAAAACCCCCCTGGATTATAGTAATCTGCAATCCTTGATCACGAAGACTGTTGACAAGTAA
- a CDS encoding FUSC family protein — MPDHVSSAIGSIFSWSSEKPVHPSLIIGSGLGIGIPMIISGLLGMIGVGSIVSIGTLAIANMSEDSLLREQYSTILFAIVADAIAFWFGSVLGNSSILSGLSLVFVTFFIALVGGMNRTFARCSSLILIFLIIGSSFYTGDLLSAVGMTGFFVIGEIWIFVLIWCLSSLFSRFESDPHAPEATEKTVKPGSSSLSRQYRYWKKNLHTIKGWAYAIRISLCVLFAEITAIILNVPRSYWIALVVVLVVHRNLPITMSRISMRALGTCTGVVIASTLMLWSIPSGLFILIITILALVRPYAKSRNYLFYTSVMTILIISLLEFHEPYIQGIIMDRLVNTLIGLFIASILGYGVWQIPFIRKSINPE; from the coding sequence ATGCCTGACCATGTATCTTCAGCCATAGGCTCTATTTTCTCCTGGTCATCTGAAAAGCCCGTTCATCCATCACTGATCATTGGGAGCGGGCTTGGTATCGGCATCCCCATGATCATATCCGGATTACTTGGTATGATCGGAGTGGGAAGTATAGTCTCAATCGGAACGTTGGCGATAGCAAACATGTCCGAAGATTCCCTACTCCGGGAACAATATTCAACAATACTTTTTGCAATAGTGGCTGATGCAATCGCATTCTGGTTTGGATCTGTTTTAGGAAACAGTTCGATACTATCCGGACTCTCTCTTGTTTTTGTAACTTTTTTTATCGCACTTGTTGGTGGGATGAACAGAACTTTTGCCCGGTGTAGTAGTCTGATTCTCATATTTCTGATCATTGGTTCATCGTTTTATACAGGTGATCTTCTCTCTGCTGTTGGCATGACCGGATTTTTTGTCATCGGAGAGATCTGGATTTTTGTATTGATCTGGTGCCTCTCCTCTCTCTTCTCAAGGTTTGAATCTGATCCCCACGCTCCTGAAGCAACAGAAAAGACCGTGAAACCCGGCAGTTCATCACTCTCCCGTCAATATCGGTACTGGAAGAAAAACCTTCATACGATAAAAGGATGGGCATATGCCATCCGTATCAGTCTCTGCGTGTTATTCGCAGAAATAACCGCTATCATCCTTAATGTACCCAGATCATACTGGATTGCATTGGTTGTGGTTTTGGTAGTGCATAGAAATCTCCCGATAACCATGTCCCGGATATCAATGAGAGCACTCGGCACGTGCACCGGAGTTGTAATTGCCAGTACTCTGATGCTCTGGTCTATACCTTCCGGATTATTCATACTTATCATAACAATACTTGCACTTGTGCGGCCGTATGCAAAATCCCGGAATTACCTGTTTTACACATCAGTCATGACTATTCTCATCATATCTCTGCTTGAATTCCATGAGCCGTACATCCAGGGGATAATCATGGACCGGCTGGTCAATACCCTGATTGGCCTGTTCATCGCATCAATCCTGGGATATGGAGTATGGCAGATTCCGTTTATCAGAAAAAGCATAAATCCGGAATAA
- a CDS encoding SHOCT domain-containing protein has translation MFGMMGPWGGGYGFPFFGMGMMFFWFLIFIIIGYIVFQDANKRGMHGLLWWILIVIPMIGVFALFLYLILREIGEHKVISEPNSALDILKERYAKGEITTEEFQVMKGELEK, from the coding sequence ATGTTCGGAATGATGGGTCCCTGGGGAGGCGGCTATGGTTTCCCATTTTTTGGTATGGGAATGATGTTCTTCTGGTTTCTTATTTTCATTATCATTGGATATATCGTCTTCCAGGATGCAAACAAACGCGGAATGCATGGTCTTCTCTGGTGGATCCTCATTGTCATCCCGATGATTGGTGTATTTGCCCTGTTTCTGTATCTCATACTCCGTGAGATCGGAGAACATAAGGTTATTTCTGAACCTAATTCTGCATTAGATATCCTGAAAGAGCGATATGCAAAAGGTGAAATCACTACCGAAGAATTCCAGGTTATGAAAGGAGAACTTGAAAAATAG